One Symbiobacterium terraclitae DNA window includes the following coding sequences:
- a CDS encoding carbohydrate ABC transporter permease, giving the protein MRTQAPARPAGRLRKWWSGINWRTTAVAYLFMLPALVIIALFVFWPIIYGLPLAFTNYSVVGETRWVGLANFRRLMHDPYFWDALKNSVLYVAVVPVIQIGSIILAVLVNRPLKGVGIFRTAYYLPVVTSSIAAGIAWKWLYDYKGIINAPLLEWGIIDKPIYFLSDNRIALWAVMAMTAWKGFGYYMVIYLAGLQSIPKELEEAAQIDGAGRLGVLRHVTIPLLRPFALIATLMSVMGALRVMEEVLAMTGGGADTNVVALYSYQTAFQHFEFGYGAALGWVMALIIFAFSLVTFRLNKGGFKPE; this is encoded by the coding sequence ATGCGCACACAGGCTCCCGCCAGACCTGCCGGCCGCCTGCGCAAGTGGTGGTCGGGAATCAACTGGCGCACCACCGCCGTGGCCTACCTGTTTATGCTGCCGGCCCTGGTCATCATCGCGCTGTTCGTCTTCTGGCCCATCATCTACGGTCTGCCCCTCGCCTTCACCAACTACTCCGTGGTGGGGGAGACCCGCTGGGTGGGCCTCGCCAACTTCCGCAGGTTGATGCACGACCCCTACTTCTGGGATGCGCTGAAGAACAGCGTGCTGTACGTGGCGGTGGTGCCGGTGATCCAGATCGGCTCCATCATCCTGGCCGTCCTGGTGAACCGCCCGCTCAAGGGCGTGGGAATCTTCCGCACCGCCTACTACCTCCCCGTCGTCACCTCGTCCATCGCGGCGGGCATCGCCTGGAAGTGGCTCTACGATTACAAGGGGATCATCAACGCCCCGCTGCTCGAGTGGGGCATCATCGACAAGCCGATCTACTTCCTGAGCGACAACCGGATCGCGCTCTGGGCGGTCATGGCTATGACGGCCTGGAAGGGGTTCGGCTACTACATGGTCATCTACCTGGCCGGCCTGCAGTCCATCCCCAAGGAGCTGGAGGAGGCCGCCCAGATCGACGGCGCAGGCAGGCTCGGCGTGCTGCGGCACGTCACGATCCCGCTGCTCAGGCCCTTCGCCCTGATCGCCACGCTGATGTCCGTGATGGGCGCCCTCCGGGTGATGGAGGAGGTGCTGGCCATGACCGGCGGCGGGGCCGACACCAACGTCGTGGCGCTCTACAGCTACCAGACCGCCTTCCAGCACTTTGAGTTCGGCTACGGTGCCGCCCTGGGCTGGGTGATGGCCCTCATCATCTTCGCCTTCTCGCTGGTCACCTTCCGGCTCAACAAGGGAGGGTTCAAGCCAGAATGA